From Alligator mississippiensis isolate rAllMis1 chromosome 9, rAllMis1, whole genome shotgun sequence, one genomic window encodes:
- the STC2 gene encoding stanniocalcin-2, which produces MCAQLLRKVVPLALVLASFDPALGTEATHPPEGPPERGPQQKGRLSLQNTAEIQHCLVNAGDVGCGVFECFENNSCEIRGLHEICMTFLHNAGKFDAQGKSFIKDALKCKAHALRHKFSCISRKCPAIKEMVFQLQRECYLKHDLCSAAKENVQVIVEMIHFKDLLQHEPYVDLVNILLTCGEEVKKAITRSVQAQCEQNWGSLCSILSFCTSSVHSDVTLGPEKKPEEASRASINRGDLLAHPESDQRESSRAAKGERGSKVHLSAHTRVKAGVHSPKGAHGIIDRADELSDFSDIRR; this is translated from the exons ATGTGCGCGCAGCTGCTCCGCAAGGTcgtgcccctggccctggtgctggccaGCTTCGACCCGGCGCTGGGCACGGAGGCGACGCACCCCCCGGAGGGGCCGCCGGAGCGCGGCCCGCAGCAGAAGGGGCGGCTCAGCCTGCAGAACACGG CTGAAATTCAGCACTGCCTGGTTAATGCTGGTGATGTGGGATGCGGCGTGTTTGAATGCTTTGAAAACAACTCTTGTGAGATCCGAGGCTTACATGAGATCTGCATGACGTTCCTACACAACGCTGGAAAATTCGATGCCCAG GGAAAATCATTCATCAAAGATGCTCTGAAGTGTAAGGCTCATGCCTTGAGGCATAAATTCAGCTGTATCAGCCGCAAATGCCCTGCCATTAAAGAGATGGTGTTCCAGTTACAGCGGGAATGCTACCTGAAGCACGACCTCTGCTCAGCTGCCAAGGAGAACGTCCAAGTCATTGTGGAAATGATTCACTTCAAAGACCTGCTGCAGCACGA GCCATACGTTGACCTTGTGAACATCTTGCTTAcctgtggggaggaggtgaaaaAGGCAATCACCAGAAGCGTCCAGGCCCAGTGTGAACAGAACTGGGGAAGCCTCTGCTCCATCCTGAGCTTCTGTACCTCATCTGTGCATAGTGATGTCACCCTGGGTCCTGAGAAGAAGCCAGAAGAAGCCAGCAGAGCCTCCATCAACCGTGGGGACTTGCTGGCCCATCCCGAATCTGACCAGCGGGAGAGCTCGCGAGCAGCTAAGGGAGAGAGAGGTAGCAAGGTTCACTTGAGTGCTCACACCCGCGTGAAAGCAGGAGTCCACAGTCCCAAAGGGGCACACGGGATCATTGACCGGGCAGATGAACTGTCCGATTTCTCTGACATCCGAAGGTGA